Proteins from a single region of Hydra vulgaris chromosome 12, alternate assembly HydraT2T_AEP:
- the LOC100198989 gene encoding N-acetyl-beta-glucosaminyl-glycoprotein 4-beta-N-acetylgalactosaminyltransferase 1 isoform X4, whose amino-acid sequence MADKSFCSVYSKKKKNPKKSLTGYMQRKQQYKKIKFLMLVGMFLAVSFIRIAFKHGNEPQKQDEKCQSHILSLVSVREKDYTLKNSVNIHYWDNICGYAVEDLKNHPMFPYSPFRQDTTDSLHLKLTESQFGARIFGYIHPPFDGFYAFAISSDDCSEFWLSSDEDPLNLKLLAEVGGISGMEWSYENQFDKYPGQVSIEVQLYAEKKYFFDVLWKQERARGHVQVVWKKPINIRFKSIERIYLSQYDSKNYIENKIYYPDYLKNDLKLPNLPSHRKMYNKNPSERKTVYHRDSAEFLSLSHITFNDVSDVLITCTYSPSWIIEANSEKAKNLGKYEGVHLPHYYNISTRIFPRDQTWDHSSECIGESLKLMHCQGNEVENEVSAQWPVNKYMVALSIKFPNRFKLHTIVNIENAHDVYGDRYLIELALEDFHESKISRLSVYVFRSFNSNELCYPEDYQWNNNAMVHLILTGTSE is encoded by the exons ATGGCAGACAAATCATTTTGTTCAGTTtacagtaagaaaaaaaaaaatccaaagaaATCATTAACTGGATATATGCAAAGAAAGCaacaatataagaaaataaaatttttgatgttaGTGGGTATGTTTTTAGCcgttagttttattagaattgcTTTTAAACATGGTAATGAACCTCAAAAGCAAGATGAAAAATGCCAAAGCCACATTTTGAGCTTAGTTTCTGTTAGAGAAAAAGATTATACGTTAAAGAATTCTGTAAATATACACTATTGGGATAATATATGTGGATATGCCGTTGAGGATTTGAAAAACCATCCTATGTTTCCTTACTCACCGTTTCGTCAAGATACTACAGATTCATTGCATCTTAAACTCACTGAATCTCAATTTGGCGCTCGTATATTTGGTTACATTCATCCTCCTTTTGATGGATTTTATGCGTTCGCAATAAGCTCAGACGACTGCTCCGAATTTTGGTTGAGCAGCGATGAGGATCCTTTGAACTTAAAACTTTTAGCGGAAGTTGGCGGGATTTCTG GAATGGAATGGTCATACGAAAATCAGTTTGATAAGTATCCTGGACAAGTGTCAATTGAGGTTCAACTTTATGCTGAAAAGAAGTACTTCTTTGATGTTTTGTGGAAACAAGAAAGAGCCCGTGGGCACGTTCAG GTAGTTTGGAAAAAACCTATAAATATAAGGTTTAAATCTATCGAGAGAATTTATCTTTCGCAATACgacagcaaaaattatattgaaaataaaatatattatcccgattatttaaaaaacgatttaaagttGCCAAACCTTCCGAGTCATAGAAAAATGTACAATAAAAACCCTAGCGAGCGGAAAACAGTTTATCATAGGGATAGTGCAGAGTTTTTATCACTTTCGCATATAACATTTAATGATGTTAGTGATGTGTTAATTACGTGTACGTACTCTCCGAGCTGGATAATCGAGGCCAATAGCGAAAAAGCTAAAAACTTAGGTAAATACGAAGGAGTACATTTGCCTCACTACTACAATATTTCGACTCGAATATTTCCAAGAGATCAAACATGGGATCATTCATCCGAATGCATAGGCGAGTCATTAAAACTTATGCATTGTCAAGGCAACGAAGTTGAAAACGAAGTCTCTGCTCAATGGCCAGTCAATAAATATATGGTGGCACTTTCAATCAAGTTTCCtaa TCGTTTCAAGTTGCACACAattgttaatattgaaaatgcACATGATGTATACGGCGACCGTTATTTGATTGAACTGGCCCTAGAAGACTTCCATGAAAGCAAAATATCAAGACTATCAGTCTATGTTTTTCGTTCATTTAATTCAAACGAATTGTGTTACCCCGAAGACTACCAGTGGAATAACAACGCAATGGTTCATTTGAttttaacag